ATGCTAGGTTTTATCTTTCGACAATTCCGATAATTTAGTCATGTCTTAAGTCTTATGTCGTTGTTTATTAGCCTAGTGCactgtttattatttaatgaaaaaataaacaaactttaGGGGCCCAGTAGTCGAGAGATCTGGATCAACCCTCCCCcctcactcccccccccccccattacAAACCATTACGGTGTGTTTAAATTAAAGCCAAATGCtatatcccccccccccccttattGGACATCAACAGGGGGCCTCAATTTCTTTTACTGCTTTGATCGCGGGCGACATTTGGCAAAAAAACAGATCAAAAGATCTATTTTGTTTAGGAAATGCTATAACATTgttattaaaagaaataatattTAGCCCTTTACGAACAAAGTTTGCTGGCGTAtgggttttccttttctttaatATTTCCTAAATACATCGCTTTGAGAACGatctattttgctttttttttgttggtctaagcaggttttgttgtttgcataCATTTCCTGTTATACTTTTTCAGATATAAGCCAGTTTTGTcataattgtatttttttatggttTATATCTTTAGCACAAATAAGGTtctaaatattttcatttttcatcaaatcTTTATCCCGCTTTCAGAACACATTTGTAGTCACGTGAAAGTCATCCAAGTGACAGCGATTAACAGAGGAAACTCTCACTTCATGAATAAGTAGATCCAGAAAAATGCGCTAGAAACACTCGTTTACATATACCTTACACTTGTGCCTCACTCAATCATACGACACCTTCCCTCATGGCAATAATTagttttttatataaaacgATTCTTAGTATCGAAACTGAGCGATAATCCACATTAAAGAAATGATCAATGTTATCACTATCCTGATTCCGCATCGGTACCGAAAAACACCGAATTAAGAGAGGTATTTGTTCAGCATTTAGATTTGCTCGTTATGCTAAAAGCTCGTTATAATGGGTACTCGTTATGGGGGGCTTCGCTGTATTTATTACCATACATATTGCATTACTTTTAGAAACTCCATTATATAGATGTATGATGTATGAAGCATTGGAACGAAGTGATCATTTATTAAGTTTGTAAAAGCTAAGTTAATAGGTTTTAGtggtttattttaaattgaatatcaaCATTCAATTTCTCACAGGCTTATATTTTATAAGAATCAATTTACATATTGATACAACATGTTGTCTCGTTTTTATGCACACCATATTCAGTACAACCAGAGACTTTATAGCTAATCAAGTTACGGTATTTTATACTACAAGTATAATAAAAACGAAATATCATCGCTTATGAAAACGATTCTGCCCCTCGTCGGAAATCTAACCAAACGCCAAAAATGCACAATCCGTACCCCATCCAACATGCTAGAAAGGGAAAGGGAATGGTTTTAGTGGTGATACGTGCCGTCAAACCGAGACCGTTGCTCCCGAAGCTTAAGGATAATCGTAAAATGTGCCCAGTGTTGGATCATGATACAGGTGTTGACCGGGAGGTATAACGTGTTATTTTACGACAAGCGCGAGTACGCCCGTCGTTACAGTCCCATGCGAGTTAAACCTTCGCAAAACTTCAGGTCGAATGGAAAAAAGCATCGCTATAGAGATTTGTGGAAGCATTTGAGATAATTTATCGGCGTATGTTTTGCTTGATTGAagtgaatttattttatcttgtGCTGGCGCCTAAGTTTGAGTGAGGGCGGATAGCAAATACGTGTGGCTGTGTATGAAGAATCACAGGGTCCTTTCGTTACTCGGTGaatattttatgcaaaactACCAAATCATTGCTGCAGGTGAGATagcaataattttgttttttacataATGTGTAGTTATTACAGCGCTCAAGCACACTCATGCACATTGAAAATCCATACGTTTGATTTAATACGTGTCTGGTTAAATTATAAGttacttgttttgtttcgcttacACTTATCAATAATATCttgctgttttatttattgttattaaaatCATACTGATATTTTATAAATTCAAAGGATACGCCCATTCTCATTTGACAGCATTTTAGTCCAGTCACCCTGTGTTGAAAcgaaaagataaaataaatgagAAGATATTAGGAAATGGCGTCGGCCCTATCAATCACTAAGACCTAACCTCGATGAAAAGCGCATCGAATAAGCTCGAAGCGGTGTTGAAGTGCTTGATTTATGTGAAGGCTTGGTTGTATGTACCCTAAACCAAGCGTATAAGATCAAAATCTGTGAAAAGAGCAAAattgacaaaaacaaaagcttcaaGACAAACGAGCAAGAGTAACGTCATTTTTTCTAGCCGATAATATGTTGACAGAATGAGTCATACTACGCGCACCATAACGGGtgagtaatttattttatttggtttttCATTCAAGCGTagttaataaaaattaagaaaacaaCATGCTCTTCCAACAGCTGAAAGGCGGAACAAGAACAATCGATGGTTTATGGCAGATTTTCAGTCAATTATTTTTGCCAATCATCATCGTCACAGTTACTTTCGTCAACTTCTCTGAATCCTACATCAATgagaaaatcaattaattgtGTTACGTTTGTTTTCTGCAAATTGAAAGCATTTGTTACTTACTATTGTTTGGCTCACATTTATTGTGACCTTCTAGTAGACATCTGTTGGAAAAGTATTTAAAATTTCGTCCATCAGTCGCACACACCGGGTCAAGTATATGAGGACAAGCGGCGGTACATTCATTGTCTTCACCAGCCCCTagctgcaaaagcaaaagtacAACTGCAATGGAAACACAACCGAAATTATAATTGTAACTCATTTCATTATGCACTTCATTCACCTCCAAACCTACCGATTGTACtgcaaaaaagtttcttttcCATGTTTCGATTATTGTATTCGCTTTTGTATTTAGTCACTTAGTTAGTTAGTCACTGGTAAGAATGCATCagcgtggtttgtttttatagcTGCGGATGCAAATTGGCAAATGTTGCACCGCAACGTTGCTCAACAGGTATGCTAACGCTCACCGATAACGAACAGGTTATTTGAGTTTTCAAGCGTTGGGTAACTTAGTAGTGATTAAACTAAAAAGAAGTtatcttttgagtataaaccATGTTATTTTGCTATCTGAATGTTGTTCGCATTCAAAAAGCAGGCTACAAATATCATTTCACTTTTATGGTAGACAGTTTCAACTAAccttaacaaaacaaaacataatgtGAATGAATATTGTACACTAGAGAGATAATCTGTAGCAGGCATGAGCAACCGGAGGCCCGTGGGTCACATGCAGCCCGCAAGCTTCTTGGATGGGTGCTATAACGTCCAACAGAAGGAGGTTAAGCACTTGTATGAGTATTAGCGTAAATGATAATTGATCATATGATCAAAGttaattcattaatttttgATGTCGAGAAAAAATCGGTTTGCGGGCGGCTCTTTTCCATATACCTTTTATAAAAGGTTAATAATTGGTTGCAAAACCGCAAGTGGGCAGGCATAATggcaaaaaatggcaaatttcaacgaaattggaaaaaaattggtaattgaaaaaaaggaaatgaaaaaaataaataatttcgaaTATCTCTCTTTAGCCTGAGGAATATTCTAAATTAGAGAAATGCTCAATGTAAGACGATCACGATCTTCATTTAAAATTAGCTCCTACAAAATGTTGGAGGAACATAAATAACATAGATCGTTACGCAAGTTTCACACGTTAAAATAGCATTTAGATTTTGCCGTTTTGCGAAAAATTCGTTATAAGGTGTACTTGTTATTAGGATTTCCATTGTACATTGAGTTCGTGGGATTTTATGTTAGTCTCCtcctatttggcgtaacgtcctacgcagACATGCcggccggcctatacaggctttcgagacttaattcattaccacgtagccggatagtcaatccttgctacggagggacggtccattctgggcttgaacccatgacgggcatgttatcgaatcgttcgagttgacgactgtaccacgggaccgcccccgATAGTCATGTTAGTTAAAGATTTTAATTTGatcaaaaatattattgatCGCAATAGATGCGATATAGGAAACACACTTTTAAGATAGCTATTTGTTGTAGATTTGAATTCGAATTTGAATCTGTATGATGTAAAAAATCGTGCGAACAAAATCCGAAAAAGCAAGCACACGTGTGATACCTGAGTTGTGTACAGCGGTActatttgcttgtttttgtacAGCGGATCACAATGTTcggtttttattgattataCAAATGTTGCACAGCGGTTGACAAAGCATAATGTGGATCTTTTagatcagcggtcggcaaacttttgaggtaaAGGGCCAAATTAAGTAAATGAACAAATGCCGCGAgccaggagaatgcggttttttatcattgcgcttaaattattacaatttaaactTTTAGAAACCTCTTAGGTATTATCGttatttttctgtaattatatcatctaagcttggttcaaaattgatgatacctgCTTTAAAAGCTAATTGTAATCTTTattcatttgagaatcggcaatagatggccaaaaatgtgattggtcaaaaaataacaaaaaaaaaggatcaatatcgcttcttgaagaCCCTATCCTTCCACGCCGCAAAAGATATTGCGgatattccggggatgatacaaaagtcgtAACGGCTGAAAAaatatcgaagcaaacgtggaGTCAGTAATTAtgaaaatgctttatggacaagtcatGCCATGTCATATAGATTGATCGAAAATATCCCCAAAATAGTTTAAAGGGaaaccaactgatttgtgtcaaattaagaagaacgaataaaacaaaataaaaaaattatcgcgtgaaaatgtatggagctattttactatatttaaaacattgtaTTGCATGTATTGCGTTGGCGAAAGTCAAATGCCCTCCCCATCGCaaagtcgcatgcaaaactttaaataaaattattgtaaccacccaagtgccacaaatccactaaaagaccactaaacggcttctaaacgactcaagctctctacctaaacggaatatagaaagacttcgtttagcagacgccaaacgactcatgcattctaaaaatagcaaaaaagctggtggcgctatctgttggtgggataccccaaccagttgagcttcatcgcttggaggagagctttctcatttcctctgtactgttgtatggtttcgcattgaagt
This genomic interval from Anopheles merus strain MAF chromosome 3L, AmerM5.1, whole genome shotgun sequence contains the following:
- the LOC121598292 gene encoding enhancer of split M1 protein-like, which gives rise to MEKKLFCSTIVVLLLLQLGAGEDNECTAACPHILDPVCATDGRNFKYFSNRCLLEGHNKCEPNNRFREVDESNCDDDDWQK